In a genomic window of Schistocerca gregaria isolate iqSchGreg1 chromosome 5, iqSchGreg1.2, whole genome shotgun sequence:
- the LOC126273070 gene encoding actin-related protein 2/3 complex subunit 5-B yields MAKNTSSSAFRKIDVDQYNEDNYREEEQVELQSTPIGPDEAEVGGLMNQGRYVDALKLVLKNAPLGSKNQQVKDNALNLTLRVLLSIKSSQIEEAVAALDRDLIDVLMKYVYRGFEMPSEGSSGHLLLWHEKAYAVGGVGSIMRVLSDTKRA; encoded by the exons ATGGCGAAAAATACATCAAGTTCTGCGTTCCGGAAGATAGATGTTGATCAGTACAACGAGGATAATTATAGAGAGGAAGAGCAAGTTGAGTTACAGTCGACGCCCATCGGTCCGGATGAAGCAGAAGTCGGTGGCCTCATGAATCA AGGACGCTATGTGGATGCATTGAAATTAGTACTAAAGAATGCTCCATTAGGATCTAAAAATCAGCAAGTTAAG GACAATGCATTAAATTTGACATTGAGGGTATTATTGTCCATCAAGTCATCTCAAATAGAAGAAGCAGTTGCAGCCCTTGACAGAGACCTTATTGATGTCCTTATGAAGTATGTCTACAGAGGCTTCGAGATGCCATCAGAAGGGAGCAGTGGTCACTTACTGCTTTGGCATGAAAAGGCGTACGCTGTTGGAGGTGTTGGAAGCATTATGAGGGTGCTGTCTGACACAAAGAGAGCATAA